From the Labrys wisconsinensis genome, the window GAGGACGCGGCCCGTCTGCACCACGCCGAGGGCGGCGGTCGGCTCGTCCATGAAGATCACCTTGTCGGCCCAGCGTGCCGCCCGCGCGATCGCCACGGATTGGCGCTGGCCGCCCGACAAGGCCGAGACCGGGACGCCGGGCGAGCGCAGGCGCACGCCGAGCCGGGTGAACTGCTCCGTGGCCTGCCGGCGCATCTGCCGCCGATCGAGGAAGCCGAGCCGCCCCAGGAGGCCGGTCCGCATGATCTCGCGGCCGAGGAAGAGATTGTCGGCGGCGGCGAGCTCGGGCGCCAGGGCGAGATCCTGATAGACCGTGGCGATGCCGAGCTGCTGCGCCGCCGTCGGGCTGTCGAGCGTGATCGCCCGGCCTTCGAGCAGGATGTCGCCCTGGTCCGGCCGGTCGGCGCCGGAGAGGATCTTGACCAGCGTCGACTTGCCGGCGCCGTTGTCGCCGATGAGCGCGCAGATCTCGCCGGGATAGACGGTGAAGTCAGCCCCGTCGAGCGCCTGCACGTGGCCGAACCGCCGCCGGATGTTGCGCGCCTCGAGCAGGGGGACCGCGGTCACGGCGCCGGTCCGGTCGCAAGGCCGATATTGTTGGCGAAGGCGAACCATTCGTTGTAGGCGGCGGCCGTCAGCCGCGACCAGTGATCGAAGGCGGCTTCGGCATCGGGAAAGCGCCAGATCTCGACCGTCTCGAAATCGTGCTGCCCGCGGATGTGGTAGCTGCCGAGGAATGCGGCGCCGGCCCGGCGCGATGCGTCCGCCACGCCTTGCCAATCGGCCCTGCGGGCTGCCTGCTCGGCCTCGCCGAGGCCGTACCAGTGCGGCCGCGGGCGGGCATAGTGGATCCAGATGCTCTCGCTCATGTCGTGGGTCCCGGATGGTCTTCGAGCAGGTCCGCCAGGGGACGCCTGCGCCCGATGAAGTGCCGCGATGTGGTGAACTTGAAATCGGCGACGCGCTCGTGGCCGCGCATCGCGGCATCGGCGGTTTCCGGCCGGTCGATCTCCCAGGCGCCGAGGTGATGCCAGGCGCTCATCCAGTCGAGACGGTGCCGGCCGGCGATGCCGACATTGAGATCGAGGTCGTTCTGGAAGGCTATGTCGCACTCCGCGTCATAGTCCCGGCGGGCGGCGGCCGACGCGGCGGCCCAGGCGTCGTTCCATTCCCAGAGCGCGAAAAAGGCCCAGTTCCGCTCGATCGCCGGCCCCTTGGCGGCGATCGAGGCGAATTCGCGCGGCCCGATCAGCCATTGCGTCGAGAAGCGGCGGGACCAGCCGGCCCGCTCCAGGCGCACGGTCCCGGCGAGGGCGGCCGACGGGGTCGGCGCCTCGAAGACGCCGACCATGTCGGCATCGTGGGCAAAGCCGGCTTCGAACGCCGTCGGCTCGTCCTGCGCCGAGGCGTCGATCATGCCGCGCAGGGAGAGGCGCCAGCCCTCGCTCGCAAGGGCGGCGAGCACGGCCCCGATCGCCGCCCGGTGCCGTTCGCCGAAGGCCCCGAAGGCCTGCGGCTCGCGGCGGGCGATGAACAGGACGGCGCAGCGATCGGTCGCCGCTGCCGAAAACACGTCGGTGGCCTCGGTGAGCAGCGTCAACGTCCGCTCCTCCGCACCCGCTCGACCGCGGCGACCAGGCGCTCGACCCGGGCGGGATCGACCGGATTCCACCAGACGCCGTCACGTTTCAGCCACTGGCCGACGATCGCGCCGTCGGCGACGGCGAAGAGGTTCGGGACCTGCTCGGGATCGAGGCCGGAGCCGACGATGACCGGCAGCGTGGTGCCGCGCCTCACCTCCTCGACCTCGCGCGGCTGCGTCGGCGACCCCGTGCGCGTGCCGGTGGCGATCAGGACGTCGGCGTCGAACCATTCGGCATCCGTCGCCTGTTCCGGGATGCTGCGGTCGGCCGTGATCGCATGCGCCCCGAACTTGACGTGGACGTCGGCGAAGATGCGGACATCGCCGGCGCGGATCGCGGAGCGGTAGCGCATCGCCTCGGGTGCCGGCCCGTTCAGGAAGCCTTCGTTGGCGACATAGGCGTTGACCCATTGGTTGGCGCGGACCCAGCGGGCGCCGACCGCCTTGGCCACGGCCAGCGCCGGGATGACGCCGTTGGCGACGCAGGTGATGCCGATCGGCGTGTCGACGGCTGCCCGCACCTCCAGGCATGCGGCGGTCAGGGCCGCGACCGTTTCCGGCCCGATATTCTCCGGCCGGCGGAACGGCAGGTCGCTGGCATTCTCGACGATGATGCCGTCGATGCCGCCCGCCGCGAGCACGCGCGCGTCCGCCGCGGCCGCGGCATAGACGTCACGCACGGCTTCGCCGGCATAGCGCGGCGCACCCGGCAGCGGCCGCAGATGGATGACGCCGATGACCGGCTTGTCCACGCGGAAGAGCTCCTTGAGCGCGTCGGCCTTTGGGGGAAGGACCTGCGATGCTGTCATGATGGTTCCCGATTGAGCGTGATGCCGGCGCCGGCCGTGCGCCGGCTCTCGACCTCCCGGCGTGCCGGGTACGAGGACAGGCCCCCCAGCCCGGCGCAACTGATCGTGGCGGCGAGAACCGCGGTGGCGAGGGCCTGCTCGGGCGCCGCCGCCCGCAGCCGCTCGGCCACGAACCATCCGGCCAGGCAATCGCCCGCGCCGGTGGTATCGACCACGGGACCGCGCGGAGCCGGCACGCTCGTGCACCCCGTCGGCCGATGCAGCGTCGCGCCCTCGGCGCCGCGGGTCTCGACGACGGCTTCGACGCCCATCGCGAACAGGCGCGCGACGGGCGCCTCGCCGAGGGCCGCCATGGCGCGGGCGTTGCAGAAGACGACCGCGGCGCCGGCGAGGCATCTGCCGAGCTGCGCGATGCCGCCCGGGAAGGTCGACGGCTCCAGGTCGAGCGACCAGGGGATCGCCCCGGCCCGGCATCGCTCGACCAGCCGTTCGGCCGCGTCGCGGTCGTAGACGGCAGTGTGCGCCCAGCCGACGCCGTCGAGCGGGGCGGCTTCGATCTGGCGGCGTGTCGGATACATCGAGACGCCGGGATGGAGGAGCAGTCGCTTCTCGCCGTGCGGCTCGATCAGGATGACCACCCGGCAGGTCGATCCGGCACGGACCTGCGAAGAGACGTCCACGCCGGTCGAGCCGAGCCGTTTCGCCACCATCTCGCCCGCGGCGTCGTCCCCGATCGCGATCACCAGCCGCGTCGGCACGTCCGCCATGGCGCAGGCGACCGCGGCATTGGCCGCGACGCCGCCCGCGTCTTCGCCGGCGCTCGCGGCGTCGAGCTTCTCGTCGGGCTCCGGCACCCGCGGAATGGTCATCGTCAGATCGGCGCTGACGTCGCCGGCGAAGAGTGCAGCCGGGCCGGTCATTTCCGCACCAGGTCGACGCGGAAGCGATAGCGGTCGGCGCGATAGTGCATCACGGCATACTCGACCGGCGAGCCGTCGGCCGCATGCGAGCGCCGCCGCGCGACCAGCAGCGGCTCACCGGCGGAGATGCCGAGGCTCTGCGCCTGGCTCCTGGTGGCGACGGCCGCCTCGATGAACTCGTGGCCGCCGACGATCCGGCCGTCCTGCCGGCGATCGAGCCAGGCATAGAGCGAGCCGCCGTCGAGATCGCCGATTCCGGGCGGCGCGTGGGCGCCGAGCACGGCCGGCGCGATCCACGACTCGGACAGGCCCATCGGCCGGTCGTCCGCCTTCAGGAGGCGCACGATCCGGAACACGCGCGTCGCCGTGTCGACGCCGAGCGCCTCCGCCACCTCGGCGGTTGCGCGCGCATGGTCGGCGCTCCGCGTCGCGTAGGACGGCTTCAGGCCGCGGCGCAGCATGTCCTCGGAAAAGCTCGCCAGGATGTTGAGCGGCTGCTCGACGCGCGGGCTCAGGACGATCGATCCCTTGCCGGATCGGCGGCTGATCAGGCCTTCCTGCTCCAGGCGGTCGAGCGAGGCGCGGGCGGTGGTCCGGCTGACCCCGAAACGTTCGTTGAGCCGGGCCTCGGACGGGAGCGCCGCGCCCGGTTGGAACTCGCCGCGCGCAATGGCCGCCCGCAGGCGGTCGGCAATCTGAAACCACAGGGGCAGGGGGCCCGGATCGAGATCGTCGGTTTCCCAGTTCATTGTCGTAACGTACGAACGTCATGACATTTGAGTCAATCCCTCCCCGGACCATGGCGAGCGAGATTCATCGGCGACGGGCAGGGGCCCGGCATCGGTGGAGACCCCCGGATCCGGGAGCGCCTGCGCGAGACGCCGGTCGACAGCGGATTCGACGTCACCAGCCGCCGGCTGGGCATGCCTGTGAGGAGGTGGCCGGCCTGCGGCGTTCAGCCGCGCCGGCTGTGGCGCGGCGGCCGGATCTCGCCGCGCTGCGTGCCGATCGCCATCTCGAAGCTGTCGGCGATGCGGCGGGCCCGGTCGAGGAACAGGGCCGCGACCTCGGGCGGGCAGAGCTCCCGGGCCGTCTCCTCGAACAGGGCGAGCCAGCGGTCGAAATGGCGCTCCTCGAGCGGCAGCCGCAGATGCGGCCTGAGCGGCCGGCCGTCATAGCGCCCGGTGCGCAGCATGACCGAGGACCAGAAATCGGTGATGCGGGCGATGTGCTCGTCCCAGTCGGCCACCGCCGCGGCGAAGATCGGCCCGATCGCCGCATCCGTCCGCGCCCGGGCGTAGAACTGCTCCACCAGGCGGCGGATCAGCGCCTCGTCGATGGCGGGATGGATGGCGAAGGCGGCAGTCATGGCACCCGGTCAGGTCGCTCGGCGCCGGTCTGATACCACGCGAGGGCCGGGGCGAGGTAGGCGCGGCACGCAGGCCGGCGCTGCGTCCGGCCGGCGTCACGCCCACGCCACACTGGTCTGGCACAAGGCGGCCGCTGGAACTGTCCGCCGCCGGTCCTGCCGGGGGCGCGTGTCCGCCGGCGCAGGACGGCCGGTGGCTCTTTGGCCCGGAACCTGCATGGCGGAATCCTGCCGATGACGCGATGGAACGGCTGCGACCGAAAGGACGACGCCATGGTCCCAAGCACTGTGCCTGTCCACCAGATCGAAGCGCTGGCGCTCGTCAACCATGCCTTGGCCGCGGCCGAGGACACTCTGCGGTCCGGCCATCTCGACGAGGCCGAGAGGCGCGACATCGCGCTGATCCTGCTGGCCGGGATCGAGGGCGGCGAGACCGACCCGCGCCGGCTGGCCGAGGTGGCGCTCACCCTGGCGCAGACGCCGGTCCGCTGCTGAAGCTTTGAGATTGTGCAGATTTTCCGAGCTCGCTCCGTGGGCGGTGCTCGGAAAACCTGCTTGGCGCCGTTCACTCCAGGTTGGTGTGGCGGGCGCGCATGCTCTCGGCGGTCTCGCCGAGGCGGTCGCGCAGCTTGAGGATCAGGATCTCGAACAGCACCACCTGCGCCGTCTCGAACAGCGAGCCCATCGGCAGCACCGAGACCGCGGCGCCGCGGTCGTCGGCCATGGTCTGGGCGGGAATGGTCAGCACCACGTCGGCGGCCTGCGGCGTGCGGCCCTCGGGCTGGGCGGTGACGACGGCGGTCCTGGCACCGGCCTCGCGGGCGACGCGCATCAGCGCATCGCCGATGTTGGATGCACCCGGGCCGGACGAGACGAAGAGCAGGTCGCCGGCGCCGAGCGGCGGCACCGTCATGTCGGCGACGACGCTGACGTCGAGCCCGAGATGGAACAGGCGCATGGCGAAGCCGCGCATCTGCAACCCCTCGCGCCCGGCGCCGTAGATGGCGATGCGCCGGGCCGTGGCCAGGGCATCGACGAGGGCGTCGGCGGCCGTCTCGGGCAGGACCCGGAACACGCCGGCGAGGTCGTCGAGCGCGCGCAGCGCGAGGGCGGGGATGGTGTCGGTCATGGCATGTCCTGCGCGTTTCCTGAGCATTGTTCGGGGCGGATGGGGCGGCGGGCGATTCGCCCGGCCGCGGCCAGGGTGCTGCGCCGGGCCGGCCGGCGCAAGCGGCGGCGCTATGACCCCTCGGCACCGTAGAGCCCGGCATGGCGCTCGCGCAGCAGGGCCTTCTGCACCTTGCCCATGGCGTTGCGCGGCAGCTCCTCGGCGAAGAGCACGCGCTTGGGCTGCTTGAAGCGGGCGAGACGGCCGTCCATCGCCGCGAGCACCGCCGCCTCGTCGATATCGGCGTCCGGCACGCGCACGACCACGGCGGTGACGCCTTCGCCGAAATCGGGATGCGGCAGGCCGATCACGGCGCTCTCGACCACGCCGGGCAGCGCGTCGATCTCGGCTTCGACCTCCTTGGGATAGACGTTGAGGCCGCCCGATATGATCAGGTCCTTGCCGCGCCCCACGATCTGGACATAGCCGGCCGCGTCGATGCGGCCGAGGTCGCCGGTGATGAAGAAGCCGTCCGGCCGGAATTCGGCCACCGTCTTCTCCGGCATGCGCCAATAGCCCTTGAACACGTTGGGGCCCCGGACCTCGATCATGCCGATCTCGCCGTCCGGCAGGCCGCGGCCGGTCTGCGGGTCGACGATCCGGGCCTCGACGCCCGGCAGGGGCGGGCCGACCGTGCCGGCCACCCGGGCGCCGTCATAGGGGTTGGACGTGTTCATGTTGGTCTCGGTCATGCCGTAGCGCTCGAGGATGGCGTGGCCGGTGCGCGCCTGCCAATCCCGATGCGTCTCGGCCAGGAGCGGCGCCGAGCCGGAGACGAAGAGGCGCATGCCGGCCGCCGCCTCGCGGGAGAGGCCGGGATGGCGCAGCAGCCGGACATAGAAGGTCGGCACGCCCATCAGCACCGTGGCCCGCGGCAGCAAGCCGGCGACCTCGCCGGGATCGAAGCGCGGCAGGAAGATCATTGTCGCACCGGCGAACAGGCAGACATTGCTCGCCACGAACAGGCCGTGCGTGTGGTAGACGGGCAGGGCGTGGATCAGCACGTCCTCAGGCCCGAAGCGCCAGGCCTCGACCAGCGTCAAGGCGTTCGACGTGAGGTTGGCATGGGTCAGCATGGCGCCCTTGGAGCGCCCGGTGGTGCCCGACGTGTAGAGGATCGCCGCCAGGTCGTCCCCGGTCCGTGCGACGGTCGCGAAGTCCGCGGGCCGGCCGGCGGCGCCGTCGGCGAGGCTGCCGCACCCCTCCGCATCGAGCGTCTCGACCACGGCTCCGACCCGGGCCGCCAGCGGCTCGAGGCCGGTCCGCCGGGCGGGATCGCAGACGATCAGCGCCGGCTCGGCGTCGCCGATGAAATAGGCGATCTCGGCCAGGGTATAGCCGGTGTTGAGCGGGAGGTAGACGGCGCCGGCGCGCAGCGTCGCGAGGTAGAGGGCGAGGCCGGTGACCGATTTCTCCGTCCAGGCCGCAACCCGATCGCCCGGTTTGACGCCGCGGGCGACGAGGTGATGGGCGATGCGGCCGGTCAGCGCGGCGAGATCGCCATAGGAGACATGGCTCCCATCGGCCGTCTCGATCGCCGTGCGCGCGGGGTCGGCGATGGCGGCAGCGAGGCGGTGGAACAGGTTGGCATCGGTCATGGCAGCGCGTCCTCCTCGCCCGCCGGTTCCAGCCGTGCGGCCGCCGCG encodes:
- a CDS encoding carbohydrate kinase family protein, with the protein product MTGPAALFAGDVSADLTMTIPRVPEPDEKLDAASAGEDAGGVAANAAVACAMADVPTRLVIAIGDDAAGEMVAKRLGSTGVDVSSQVRAGSTCRVVILIEPHGEKRLLLHPGVSMYPTRRQIEAAPLDGVGWAHTAVYDRDAAERLVERCRAGAIPWSLDLEPSTFPGGIAQLGRCLAGAAVVFCNARAMAALGEAPVARLFAMGVEAVVETRGAEGATLHRPTGCTSVPAPRGPVVDTTGAGDCLAGWFVAERLRAAAPEQALATAVLAATISCAGLGGLSSYPARREVESRRTAGAGITLNREPS
- a CDS encoding SIS domain-containing protein, producing the protein MTDTIPALALRALDDLAGVFRVLPETAADALVDALATARRIAIYGAGREGLQMRGFAMRLFHLGLDVSVVADMTVPPLGAGDLLFVSSGPGASNIGDALMRVAREAGARTAVVTAQPEGRTPQAADVVLTIPAQTMADDRGAAVSVLPMGSLFETAQVVLFEILILKLRDRLGETAESMRARHTNLE
- a CDS encoding ATP-binding cassette domain-containing protein translates to MVRLRQQYRPCDRTGAVTAVPLLEARNIRRRFGHVQALDGADFTVYPGEICALIGDNGAGKSTLVKILSGADRPDQGDILLEGRAITLDSPTAAQQLGIATVYQDLALAPELAAADNLFLGREIMRTGLLGRLGFLDRRQMRRQATEQFTRLGVRLRSPGVPVSALSGGQRQSVAIARAARWADKVIFMDEPTAALGVVQTGRVLDLIRQVRDQGIAVVLISHNMPQVIDIADRVEVLRLGRRVARIGKAAASVESLVAAMTSGADAQEQA
- a CDS encoding malonate--CoA ligase, encoding MTDANLFHRLAAAIADPARTAIETADGSHVSYGDLAALTGRIAHHLVARGVKPGDRVAAWTEKSVTGLALYLATLRAGAVYLPLNTGYTLAEIAYFIGDAEPALIVCDPARRTGLEPLAARVGAVVETLDAEGCGSLADGAAGRPADFATVARTGDDLAAILYTSGTTGRSKGAMLTHANLTSNALTLVEAWRFGPEDVLIHALPVYHTHGLFVASNVCLFAGATMIFLPRFDPGEVAGLLPRATVLMGVPTFYVRLLRHPGLSREAAAGMRLFVSGSAPLLAETHRDWQARTGHAILERYGMTETNMNTSNPYDGARVAGTVGPPLPGVEARIVDPQTGRGLPDGEIGMIEVRGPNVFKGYWRMPEKTVAEFRPDGFFITGDLGRIDAAGYVQIVGRGKDLIISGGLNVYPKEVEAEIDALPGVVESAVIGLPHPDFGEGVTAVVVRVPDADIDEAAVLAAMDGRLARFKQPKRVLFAEELPRNAMGKVQKALLRERHAGLYGAEGS
- a CDS encoding BtpA/SgcQ family protein codes for the protein MTASQVLPPKADALKELFRVDKPVIGVIHLRPLPGAPRYAGEAVRDVYAAAAADARVLAAGGIDGIIVENASDLPFRRPENIGPETVAALTAACLEVRAAVDTPIGITCVANGVIPALAVAKAVGARWVRANQWVNAYVANEGFLNGPAPEAMRYRSAIRAGDVRIFADVHVKFGAHAITADRSIPEQATDAEWFDADVLIATGTRTGSPTQPREVEEVRRGTTLPVIVGSGLDPEQVPNLFAVADGAIVGQWLKRDGVWWNPVDPARVERLVAAVERVRRSGR
- a CDS encoding group III truncated hemoglobin, whose protein sequence is MTAAFAIHPAIDEALIRRLVEQFYARARTDAAIGPIFAAAVADWDEHIARITDFWSSVMLRTGRYDGRPLRPHLRLPLEERHFDRWLALFEETARELCPPEVAALFLDRARRIADSFEMAIGTQRGEIRPPRHSRRG
- a CDS encoding GntR family transcriptional regulator, which translates into the protein MNWETDDLDPGPLPLWFQIADRLRAAIARGEFQPGAALPSEARLNERFGVSRTTARASLDRLEQEGLISRRSGKGSIVLSPRVEQPLNILASFSEDMLRRGLKPSYATRSADHARATAEVAEALGVDTATRVFRIVRLLKADDRPMGLSESWIAPAVLGAHAPPGIGDLDGGSLYAWLDRRQDGRIVGGHEFIEAAVATRSQAQSLGISAGEPLLVARRRSHAADGSPVEYAVMHYRADRYRFRVDLVRK